The following coding sequences lie in one Gorilla gorilla gorilla isolate KB3781 chromosome 5, NHGRI_mGorGor1-v2.1_pri, whole genome shotgun sequence genomic window:
- the LOC101144847 gene encoding putative uncharacterized protein KIF25-AS1, with protein sequence MGDILKNNGVLQGRLRAVACAPDRFGPRLPCLHHDQGLTELAWGTWPHSHPVHHQPEMPSACECCSIVCMAAKEVSAPKAPGSPWMVPGDVAMSGHRVGALDERGHPNPQTGHCRGGSVRVTWSSVSCCRGRLAAVRVMIARDPSTCHLAKGCSPAWGFLPQARGPAGTRPPQHRCSSHEA encoded by the exons ATgggagacattttaaaaaataatggagtCCTCCAGGGCCGGCTGCGTGCTGTGGCCTGTGCTCCTGACCGCTTTGGACCCAGGCTGCCCTGTCTCCACCACGACCAGGGACTCACAGAGCTCGCCTGGGGGACCTGGCCCCACAGTCACCCCGTCCATCATCAGCCTGAAATGCCATCAGCCTGTGAATGCTGCTCCATCGTCTGCATGGCAGCGAAGGAGGTCTCTGCTCCTAAAGCACCTGGGAGCCCTTG GATGGTGCCAGGTGATGTGGCGATGAGTGGGCACCGCGTGGGGGCCTTGGACGAGCGTGGACACCCCAATCCCCAGACTGGCCATTGCCGTGGAGGCAGCGTGAGGGTGACATGGAGCTCGGTGTCGTGCTGCAGAGGACGCCTCGCGGCTGTACGTGTCATGATAGCCAGGGACCCCTCCACATGTCACTTAGCCAAAGGATGCAGCCCGGCCTGGGGCTTTCTACCCCAGGCCCGAGGACCTGCAGGGACAAGGCCCCCTCAGCACAGATGCAGCTCTCATGAGGCCTGA